From a single Nostoc edaphicum CCNP1411 genomic region:
- the aroF gene encoding 3-deoxy-7-phosphoheptulonate synthase — protein MINAKLAAQSHVNHQTIVKISETVAFGGKELVIIGGPCTVESLEQMQIVAQKLATASVHGLRGGVYKPRTSPYAFQGMGVEGLEILARVRSHYNLPVVTEVMSISQIEVVAAHADMLQVGSRNMQNFDLLKALGQAGKPILLKRGLAATIEEFVMAAEYILSHGNPDVVLCERGIRSFDDYTRNVLDLGAVAALKQITHLPVIVDPSHAVGKRELVAPVARAAIACGADGLIIECHPEPEKSVSDARQALSLEDMVHLVNSLKPVATAVGRSISEAGAGLEPAPIFLAA, from the coding sequence ATGATTAATGCCAAACTTGCCGCACAATCCCATGTGAACCACCAGACAATCGTTAAAATCTCAGAAACAGTCGCTTTCGGCGGCAAAGAACTGGTAATTATTGGCGGCCCCTGCACTGTTGAAAGCTTAGAACAAATGCAGATAGTCGCCCAAAAACTAGCTACTGCATCGGTGCATGGGTTGCGTGGGGGTGTCTACAAACCCCGGACATCTCCCTACGCTTTCCAGGGTATGGGAGTGGAAGGATTAGAGATTTTGGCAAGGGTGCGATCGCATTACAATCTGCCAGTTGTCACTGAGGTGATGTCAATTTCCCAAATTGAAGTAGTCGCCGCCCACGCTGATATGCTTCAAGTTGGTAGCCGAAATATGCAAAACTTTGACTTACTCAAAGCTTTGGGACAAGCTGGTAAACCAATACTACTCAAACGTGGTTTAGCAGCGACAATTGAAGAATTTGTCATGGCTGCTGAATATATCCTCAGCCACGGGAATCCTGATGTGGTGTTGTGCGAACGCGGTATTCGTAGCTTCGATGATTACACTCGTAACGTCCTGGATTTAGGGGCAGTAGCAGCACTCAAACAAATCACTCACCTGCCTGTGATTGTAGATCCTTCCCATGCCGTCGGTAAACGGGAACTTGTAGCACCTGTTGCTAGGGCTGCGATCGCTTGCGGTGCAGATGGATTAATTATTGAGTGTCACCCAGAACCAGAAAAATCTGTTTCTGATGCCCGTCAAGCACTTTCTTTAGAAGATATGGTGCATTTAGTTAATAGTTTAAAGCCTGTAGCAACAGCCGTTGGGCGCAGTATATCAGAAGCCGGGGCGGGTTTGGAACCTGCCCCGATTTTTTTGGCTGCCTAA
- a CDS encoding efflux RND transporter periplasmic adaptor subunit: MLPTFPQIVDMRCLAPIQTIEPSPLPAQTIPCFQSIIQRGQFSLLILGLTYLCSACNATDAQSSSKEAGKKRAVPVVVATATQKTIPIQLSATGTVEAYSTVSVKSQVGGQLTGVYFQQGQNVKKGDLLFKIDSRPLQAALMQANAAKAKDLAQVKQTQANVLKAIAQVNQAKANVVKDKSQATNADVQAQRYASLLKEGAISKEQAEQYQTSAAAQQATVKADQEGVANAQAAIAAAQADVQNAEAVVVADEAAIDNAKVQLSYSSIYSPIAGRTGSLKLNQGNLVQANADDPLITISQIRPIYVNFSIPQRLLPDIKKYSANNGKLKVDALPPKDPGHPVQGELTFVDSGVNTQTGTIQLKGTFANADERLFPGQFVNVVLKLSEEPNAITVPSQAVQSGQQGQFVYVVKPDKTAEIRPITVGDTVGNETVIKQGLKPGEQVVTDGQFNLVPGATVQVKPEVGSRRAEVMEKMTNDK; this comes from the coding sequence GTGCTTCCCACTTTCCCCCAGATTGTTGATATGCGCTGTTTAGCCCCTATTCAGACAATAGAGCCTTCGCCCTTGCCTGCTCAAACTATTCCTTGTTTTCAAAGCATTATTCAAAGAGGGCAGTTCTCGCTACTTATATTAGGTCTTACCTACTTGTGTAGTGCTTGTAATGCAACTGACGCCCAATCAAGTAGCAAAGAAGCAGGGAAAAAACGAGCTGTGCCAGTGGTAGTTGCCACTGCAACTCAAAAAACGATTCCAATACAGCTATCGGCGACGGGAACGGTGGAAGCATATTCCACGGTATCTGTCAAATCTCAGGTCGGCGGACAACTTACTGGCGTCTATTTTCAGCAAGGACAGAACGTTAAGAAAGGAGACTTGTTATTTAAAATTGATTCGCGTCCTCTACAAGCCGCGCTGATGCAAGCTAATGCTGCCAAAGCCAAAGATTTAGCGCAGGTAAAACAGACACAGGCAAATGTGTTAAAAGCGATCGCCCAAGTGAACCAGGCAAAAGCGAATGTAGTGAAGGATAAGTCCCAGGCAACAAATGCAGATGTGCAAGCTCAACGTTATGCTAGTTTGCTCAAGGAAGGGGCAATCAGTAAAGAACAGGCTGAACAATATCAGACCAGTGCTGCGGCTCAACAGGCGACTGTGAAGGCAGATCAAGAGGGAGTGGCAAATGCTCAGGCAGCGATCGCAGCAGCCCAAGCAGATGTACAAAATGCCGAGGCAGTGGTAGTGGCAGATGAAGCTGCGATCGACAATGCCAAAGTTCAGCTTTCCTACAGTTCTATCTACTCACCAATTGCTGGACGCACAGGTAGCCTGAAGCTAAATCAAGGAAACTTGGTACAGGCGAATGCCGATGATCCGCTAATTACAATCAGCCAAATTCGACCGATTTACGTCAACTTTTCCATTCCTCAACGACTGCTGCCAGATATCAAAAAATACAGTGCTAATAACGGCAAGTTAAAAGTCGATGCTTTACCTCCTAAAGATCCAGGGCATCCAGTACAAGGCGAACTCACTTTTGTCGATAGTGGAGTCAATACCCAAACAGGCACAATTCAACTTAAGGGTACTTTTGCCAACGCTGATGAGCGCCTGTTTCCGGGGCAATTTGTCAATGTAGTACTCAAACTCAGCGAAGAACCAAATGCCATTACTGTTCCTTCCCAGGCGGTACAAAGTGGACAGCAAGGGCAGTTTGTGTATGTAGTCAAACCTGACAAAACAGCAGAAATTCGTCCAATTACCGTAGGTGACACCGTTGGGAATGAAACGGTAATTAAGCAAGGCTTGAAACCAGGCGAACAAGTAGTCACTGATGGACAATTCAACCTAGTACCTGGTGCCACAGTCCAAGTGAAACCGGAAGTAGGAAGCAGAAGGGCAGAGGTGATGGAAAAGATGACCAATGACAAATGA
- a CDS encoding pentapeptide repeat-containing protein, giving the protein MSDLERYYRVLELEPGATLEEVNQAYKDLVFVWHPDRIPKDNLRLQQKAQDKLKAINEAREKLRSLKTKPQTTFNSPPPQQEKPFQTTQQPPKQNSDLSGKDYSRANLSNKDLSGRNLSYANLSGANLSDTFMHKVNLRGANLSEANLFRANLLLADLREANLRAANLIGADLSGADLRGADLTGARIRSGERLLVKLIGTNLAGAIMPDGSIFQ; this is encoded by the coding sequence ATGAGCGATCTGGAGCGGTACTATAGAGTTTTGGAATTAGAGCCTGGAGCAACACTTGAGGAAGTGAACCAGGCTTACAAAGATTTAGTCTTTGTTTGGCATCCCGATCGCATTCCTAAAGACAATCTCCGTTTACAGCAGAAAGCACAAGATAAGCTGAAAGCCATAAATGAAGCTCGTGAAAAATTGCGCTCTCTAAAAACCAAACCTCAAACCACATTTAATTCACCGCCACCTCAACAAGAAAAACCATTTCAAACAACCCAGCAACCACCAAAGCAAAACTCAGACTTGAGTGGCAAAGACTACAGTCGGGCAAATTTGAGCAATAAAGACTTATCTGGCAGAAATCTGAGTTATGCCAATTTGAGTGGTGCTAATCTCAGCGATACTTTTATGCACAAAGTCAACCTCAGAGGTGCGAATTTATCTGAAGCAAATTTATTTCGGGCAAACCTACTTTTAGCGGATCTCAGGGAGGCAAATTTACGTGCTGCTAATTTGATTGGTGCGGATCTCAGTGGCGCCGACTTGCGAGGAGCCGACTTGACGGGAGCGCGGATTCGCTCTGGTGAGCGTCTTCTGGTTAAACTAATTGGTACTAACTTAGCAGGGGCAATTATGCCTGATGGTTCAATTTTTCAATAA
- a CDS encoding tetratricopeptide repeat protein — MQWANFLAKEAATNGLSLEQTAAFARYFKTENLGKNEAKLASELKVDIAAFRKWIGEVYDKFAQNYPELAISNSRNKLQKLQAFLSAKYNSELDILKPLAAMKLLKTLVVRERLQQKAWFARRICKFLGYLPLALELVGRYLDKIPDLSLETLLKRLEKKRVEHEPVVNANSLISYEYGVAEAFELNWEQLDENAQSFGCLLSLCALADIPLSVETIEDDQKQQLNKKAIDDLLELHLLQQKSKGIYRLNPLIRQLFQMKLDQSSEADEAKTKFAAMMLEVAKLIPQQPNPEDILNLTPHIPHIAEVATNLSQYLGDENLITLFTKLAWFYQSQGLYQQAETWLQQCVELTQNRLGLEHADVATSLSNLALLYESTGRYSEAEPLLEQALELRKRLLGEENTDVATNLSYLALIYESTGRYSEAEPLYQQALELWKRLVGEEHPNVATSLNNLAALYCYTRRYSEAEPLLKQALKLRKRLLGEEHIDVGTSLNNLAQLYESTGRYSEAEPLYQQALELSKRLLGNNHPDVAISLNNLAALYRYRGRYRKAKPLFEQALKICERTLGISHPTTMTVRTNYTSFLREVYN, encoded by the coding sequence ATGCAATGGGCTAATTTTCTAGCCAAAGAAGCTGCTACTAACGGCTTATCTCTAGAGCAAACGGCAGCTTTTGCAAGGTATTTTAAGACAGAAAACTTAGGAAAAAATGAAGCTAAACTTGCCAGCGAATTAAAGGTTGATATTGCTGCTTTCAGAAAGTGGATTGGTGAGGTATATGACAAGTTTGCCCAGAATTATCCTGAGTTAGCGATTTCCAACAGTCGAAACAAACTACAAAAGTTACAAGCTTTCCTGAGCGCAAAATATAATAGCGAATTGGATATCCTCAAACCATTGGCGGCGATGAAATTATTAAAAACGCTGGTGGTTCGGGAACGACTGCAACAAAAAGCTTGGTTTGCGAGAAGAATTTGTAAATTTTTAGGATATTTACCTTTAGCGTTAGAGTTAGTGGGGCGATATTTGGATAAGATACCAGATTTGTCTCTGGAAACACTGCTGAAGCGGCTAGAGAAGAAACGAGTGGAACATGAACCAGTAGTCAATGCTAACTCATTGATATCTTATGAATACGGTGTAGCTGAAGCTTTTGAATTAAATTGGGAACAATTGGATGAAAATGCACAAAGCTTTGGCTGTTTGCTAAGTTTGTGTGCCTTAGCTGACATTCCCTTATCTGTTGAGACGATAGAAGATGATCAAAAACAACAACTCAATAAGAAAGCCATAGACGATTTACTAGAATTACATTTACTACAACAGAAAAGTAAAGGAATTTATCGTCTAAATCCACTGATTCGGCAACTTTTTCAAATGAAGTTGGATCAATCAAGTGAAGCGGATGAAGCAAAAACTAAATTTGCAGCGATGATGTTAGAGGTAGCAAAGCTGATTCCGCAACAGCCTAACCCTGAAGATATTCTCAACCTCACTCCACATATCCCACATATTGCAGAAGTTGCAACTAATTTATCCCAATATCTGGGCGATGAAAATCTAATCACTCTGTTTACCAAACTAGCCTGGTTTTATCAAAGTCAAGGACTTTATCAGCAAGCAGAAACTTGGTTGCAACAGTGTGTAGAATTGACTCAAAATCGTCTCGGTTTAGAACATGCTGATGTCGCCACTAGCCTGAGCAATTTAGCATTACTCTACGAATCCACAGGACGCTACAGCGAAGCCGAACCCTTGCTTGAGCAAGCTTTAGAACTGAGAAAACGCCTGTTGGGAGAAGAAAATACCGATGTCGCTACTAACCTGAGCTATTTAGCATTAATCTACGAATCTACAGGACGCTATAGCGAAGCCGAACCGCTGTATCAGCAAGCTTTAGAACTGTGGAAACGCCTAGTGGGAGAAGAACATCCCAATGTTGCCACGAGTCTGAACAATTTAGCAGCATTGTACTGTTATACAAGACGCTACAGCGAAGCCGAACCTTTACTTAAGCAAGCTTTAAAACTGAGAAAACGCCTGCTGGGAGAAGAACATATCGATGTTGGCACTAGCCTGAACAATTTAGCACAACTCTACGAATCTACGGGACGCTACAGCGAAGCCGAACCACTGTATCAGCAAGCTTTAGAACTGAGTAAACGCTTACTGGGAAATAACCATCCTGATGTCGCTATCAGTCTGAACAATCTCGCAGCACTCTACCGTTATAGAGGACGCTATAGGAAAGCCAAACCCTTATTTGAGCAAGCTTTGAAAATTTGTGAACGGACTTTAGGTATAAGTCATCCTACTACTATGACGGTTCGGACAAACTATACAAGCTTTTTAAGAGAAGTATATAATTAG
- a CDS encoding UPF0175 family protein, with the protein MRTVPIQLPETVFSALRKNPEEFIQEMRIAAAVKWYELGDISQAKAAEIAGLTRAEFINALSRYQVDFIQYTAQELAQELAKDVD; encoded by the coding sequence ATGCGAACAGTGCCTATCCAATTACCAGAAACAGTATTTTCCGCACTTCGTAAAAATCCTGAAGAATTTATCCAAGAAATGCGAATTGCCGCCGCAGTTAAATGGTATGAATTAGGCGATATCTCACAAGCCAAAGCAGCAGAGATTGCTGGGCTAACTCGTGCTGAATTTATTAATGCCTTATCACGCTACCAAGTAGATTTTATACAATATACTGCCCAAGAGTTAGCCCAGGAACTGGCAAAAGACGTGGACTAA